A part of Longimicrobium sp. genomic DNA contains:
- a CDS encoding MBL fold metallo-hydrolase, with the protein MAMATELLELVRGNPETHIRRDVECLRTGIVNCFLCGEPGAGDRRWTLVDAGMPGFTRTIRRAAEERFGVGSRPSAIILTHGHFDHVGALPELAEEWDAPVYAHRLELPYVTGRSAYPPPDPSVGGGMMARLSKLYPRGPIDLGNRAWPLPEDGSVPGMEGWRWVHTPGHSPGHVSLFRDEDRVLLAGDAFVTTKQESMLAVLRQSPEVHGPPAYYTTDWDRAKASVRLLANLEPVVAATGHGMPMRGGPLRSALHTLADDFETLAVPRDGRYVRAPALSDANGVVSVPPPVHDGRLPLLLGVGAVAAVGVALGLRSRRR; encoded by the coding sequence ATGGCGATGGCGACCGAGCTGCTGGAGCTGGTGCGGGGCAACCCGGAGACGCACATCCGGCGCGACGTGGAGTGCCTGCGGACGGGGATCGTCAACTGCTTCCTGTGCGGCGAGCCCGGCGCGGGCGACCGCCGCTGGACGCTGGTCGACGCGGGGATGCCGGGCTTCACCCGCACCATCCGCCGCGCGGCCGAGGAGCGCTTCGGCGTGGGCTCGCGGCCGTCGGCCATCATCCTCACCCACGGGCACTTCGACCATGTGGGCGCGCTCCCCGAGCTGGCCGAGGAGTGGGACGCGCCGGTGTACGCGCACCGCCTGGAGCTGCCGTACGTCACCGGGCGCTCGGCGTATCCGCCGCCGGACCCGAGCGTGGGCGGGGGGATGATGGCGCGGCTGTCGAAGCTCTATCCGCGCGGGCCGATCGACCTGGGGAACCGCGCCTGGCCGCTCCCCGAGGACGGCTCGGTGCCGGGGATGGAGGGGTGGCGCTGGGTGCACACGCCGGGGCACTCGCCCGGGCACGTGTCGCTCTTCCGCGACGAGGACCGGGTGCTGCTGGCGGGCGACGCCTTCGTGACCACGAAGCAGGAGTCGATGCTGGCGGTGCTGCGGCAGAGCCCCGAGGTGCACGGGCCGCCCGCCTACTACACCACCGACTGGGACCGGGCGAAGGCGTCGGTGCGGCTCCTGGCCAACCTGGAGCCGGTGGTGGCCGCCACGGGCCACGGGATGCCGATGCGCGGCGGCCCCCTGCGCTCGGCGCTGCACACCCTCGCCGACGACTTCGAGACGCTGGCCGTGCCGCGCGACGGGCGGTACGTGCGCGCCCCCGCCCTCTCCGACGCGAACGGCGTGGTGTCGGTGCCGCCGCCGGTGCACGACGGCCGGCTGCCGCTGCTGCTGGGGGTGGGCGCCGTGGCGGCGGTGGGCGTGGCGCTGGGCCTGCGCTCGCGGCGCCGCTGA
- a CDS encoding phospholipase D-like domain-containing protein, translated as MSWPLPSWPWWVTLFFVAGVLGTVSVVVSLFFALGRRPRRFTLYEHPDVGSEAFLLGVSGVVNASLQRGGTARVLNNGVEIFPALLEALRGARRSINFMTYIWEPGKVSDAILDVLCERAQAGVQVRVMLDGMGAWRAPLKRFRELEAAGGRVRWFAAFRLGKIATFYKRNHRRAIVVDGRVGFTGGASVADKWMGDAQDEKHWRDIMVEVRGCLAGNMQSAFVQLWTNTTGEILIGDAFFPDEPEEAEHLPGEALARHVNVVSSPAQASHPLRVFFYTSFACAKESIYLTSAYFAPDRDTRQILMERARNGVDVRLLLPNHYTDAKVVRLAGHHYFEELLAAGVRIYEYQTTMIHAKMVVVDGKWSIVGSANMDIRSKELNQESVIGILDQEFGTQLVDTFFADLEQAREIRLLEWRQRAFVQKLAERFFVMFAEQY; from the coding sequence GTGAGCTGGCCTCTGCCTTCCTGGCCGTGGTGGGTCACGCTCTTCTTCGTGGCCGGCGTCCTCGGCACCGTATCGGTCGTCGTCAGCCTCTTCTTCGCGCTGGGGCGCCGCCCCCGGCGCTTCACGCTCTACGAGCACCCCGACGTGGGCTCCGAGGCGTTCCTGCTGGGCGTCTCGGGGGTGGTGAACGCGTCGCTGCAGAGGGGCGGCACGGCGCGCGTGCTCAACAACGGGGTCGAGATCTTCCCCGCGCTCCTGGAGGCGCTGCGCGGCGCCCGGCGGAGCATCAACTTCATGACCTACATCTGGGAGCCGGGGAAGGTCTCCGACGCCATCCTCGACGTGCTGTGCGAGCGGGCGCAGGCCGGCGTGCAGGTGCGGGTGATGCTGGACGGGATGGGCGCATGGCGGGCGCCGCTCAAGCGCTTCCGCGAGCTGGAGGCGGCGGGCGGGCGGGTGCGCTGGTTCGCCGCCTTCCGCCTGGGGAAGATCGCCACCTTCTACAAGCGCAACCACCGCCGCGCCATCGTGGTGGACGGGAGGGTCGGCTTCACCGGCGGCGCCAGCGTGGCCGACAAGTGGATGGGCGACGCCCAGGACGAGAAGCACTGGCGCGACATCATGGTGGAGGTGCGCGGCTGCCTCGCCGGCAACATGCAGTCGGCGTTCGTGCAGCTGTGGACCAACACCACCGGCGAGATCCTGATCGGCGACGCCTTCTTCCCCGACGAGCCCGAGGAGGCGGAGCACCTCCCCGGCGAGGCGCTCGCCCGCCACGTCAACGTCGTCAGCTCCCCCGCCCAGGCGTCGCACCCCTTGCGCGTGTTCTTCTACACCTCGTTCGCCTGCGCGAAGGAGAGCATCTACCTCACCTCGGCCTACTTCGCCCCCGACCGCGACACCCGGCAGATCCTGATGGAGCGCGCGAGGAACGGCGTCGACGTGCGGCTGCTGCTGCCGAACCACTACACCGACGCCAAGGTGGTGCGCCTGGCCGGGCACCACTACTTCGAAGAGCTGCTGGCGGCGGGGGTGCGGATCTACGAGTACCAGACCACCATGATCCACGCGAAGATGGTGGTGGTCGACGGGAAGTGGTCGATCGTGGGCTCGGCCAACATGGACATCCGCTCCAAGGAGCTGAACCAGGAGAGCGTGATCGGCATCCTGGACCAGGAGTTCGGCACGCAGCTGGTCGACACCTTCTTCGCCGACCTGGAGCAGGCGAGGGAGATCCGCCTGCTGGAGTGGCGCCAGCGCGCGTTCGTGCAGAAGCTGGCGGAGCGATTCTTCGTGATGTTCGCGGAGCAGTACTGA
- a CDS encoding RDD family protein, whose protein sequence is MSGYVHATPPPSFDPRRVITQEAFSVAPHLLGLPLARPSRRLAAILLDLLLVAVLANVGGAVLFGLLASIAFFVFASRKLGKGGGFFGRSARFAFRSVGAVILFGVTLSLIHRVAGAFGGDGGDEDGERPAAQQAGLAGGGGQSGDVPKPSLGATIGMIGGMAELEGADDTTEARAAARRMVREMRKMGISDADIRDAVVQAASAGEEGEDGGWRLRAVEGVLPGDSVRPLTPDSLAVLYAAAVGARDSAAADSLGSRLGSALARDSLDELRGSVHELRQSRDELRGELEKERDRGFLHSLLKWLDDLGLGFGWNALYFTAFTALWKGQTPGKRLLGLRVVRLNGQPMTLWMSFERFGGYAAGLLTGLLGFVQVFWDRNRQAIHDKITETVVIRERKDASVPQPAPRPAPSYGAPLGAGGIRRTGP, encoded by the coding sequence ATGTCCGGCTACGTCCACGCGACCCCGCCGCCGAGCTTCGACCCCCGGCGCGTCATCACGCAGGAGGCGTTCTCCGTGGCGCCGCACCTGCTGGGGCTGCCGCTCGCGCGTCCGTCGCGGCGCCTCGCGGCGATCCTCCTCGACCTGCTCCTGGTGGCCGTCCTGGCCAACGTGGGCGGCGCCGTGCTCTTCGGGCTGCTGGCCTCCATCGCGTTCTTCGTCTTCGCCTCGCGCAAGCTGGGCAAGGGCGGCGGCTTCTTCGGCAGGAGCGCGCGCTTCGCCTTCCGCTCCGTGGGCGCCGTCATCCTCTTCGGCGTCACCCTGAGCCTCATCCACCGCGTCGCCGGCGCCTTCGGCGGAGACGGCGGCGACGAGGACGGCGAGCGCCCGGCCGCACAGCAGGCCGGGCTGGCGGGCGGCGGGGGCCAGAGCGGCGACGTGCCGAAGCCGTCGCTCGGCGCCACGATCGGGATGATCGGCGGGATGGCCGAGCTGGAGGGCGCCGACGACACCACCGAGGCGCGCGCCGCGGCCCGGCGCATGGTGCGCGAGATGCGGAAGATGGGGATCTCCGACGCCGACATCCGCGACGCCGTCGTCCAGGCGGCCTCCGCGGGCGAGGAGGGCGAGGACGGCGGGTGGAGGCTCCGGGCGGTGGAGGGCGTGCTCCCCGGCGACTCCGTCCGCCCGCTCACCCCCGACTCGCTGGCCGTGCTCTACGCCGCCGCGGTGGGCGCGCGCGACTCGGCGGCGGCGGACTCGCTGGGCTCGCGCCTGGGCTCGGCGCTGGCGCGCGATTCGCTCGACGAGCTGCGCGGCAGCGTGCACGAGCTGCGGCAGAGCCGGGACGAGCTGCGTGGGGAGCTGGAGAAGGAGCGCGACCGCGGCTTCCTGCACTCGCTGCTCAAGTGGCTGGACGACCTGGGGCTCGGCTTCGGGTGGAACGCGCTGTACTTCACCGCGTTCACCGCGCTCTGGAAGGGGCAGACGCCGGGGAAGCGGCTCCTGGGGCTCCGCGTGGTGCGGCTGAACGGGCAGCCGATGACGCTGTGGATGAGCTTCGAGCGCTTCGGCGGCTACGCGGCGGGGCTGCTCACGGGGCTGCTGGGGTTCGTGCAGGTGTTCTGGGACCGCAACCGCCAGGCGATCCACGACAAGATCACGGAGACGGTGGTGATCCGCGAGCGCAAGGACGCTTCCGTGCCGCAGCCGGCGCCGCGCCCCGCGCCCTCGTACGGCGCGCCGCTCGGCGCCGGGGGGATCCGCAGAACGGGTCCGTGA
- a CDS encoding class I SAM-dependent methyltransferase yields the protein MTRPPPAQRIRREYAAHAAEYDRRWAKYVERSLALLRPFLAGAAPGEVLDLGCGTAGLLPRLRAWDVRLSRYVGVDFAPEMLAAGRERLPGALGAAALAAGAAEALPLRDASFDTVVSASSLHYWEAPRRVLAEVRRVLRPGGRLVLLDWSRDPPAMKLLHAAMRLARVRYRRMYSRAEAAALLEEAGFRVARRGGGSAGGLWRLMVLEAFSP from the coding sequence ATGACTCGTCCCCCGCCCGCCCAGCGCATCCGCCGCGAGTACGCCGCGCACGCCGCGGAGTACGACCGGCGCTGGGCGAAGTACGTCGAGCGGAGCCTGGCGCTGCTGCGGCCGTTCCTGGCGGGCGCGGCGCCCGGCGAGGTGCTGGACCTGGGGTGCGGGACGGCGGGGCTGCTGCCGCGGCTCCGCGCGTGGGACGTCCGGCTCTCGCGCTACGTCGGCGTCGACTTCGCGCCGGAGATGCTCGCCGCCGGGCGCGAGAGGCTGCCGGGGGCGCTGGGTGCCGCCGCGCTCGCGGCCGGGGCGGCGGAGGCGCTGCCGCTCCGCGACGCCTCGTTCGACACCGTGGTCAGCGCCAGCTCGCTCCACTACTGGGAGGCGCCGCGGAGGGTGCTCGCGGAGGTGCGGCGCGTGCTGCGCCCCGGAGGGCGCCTGGTGCTCCTCGACTGGTCGCGCGACCCGCCCGCGATGAAGCTGCTGCACGCGGCGATGCGCCTGGCCCGCGTGCGCTACCGGCGCATGTACTCGCGCGCCGAGGCCGCCGCGCTGCTGGAGGAAGCCGGCTTCCGCGTGGCGCGCCGGGGCGGCGGCTCCGCGGGCGGCCTGTGGCGGCTGATGGTGCTCGAGGCGTTCTCCCCCTGA